In Reichenbachiella agarivorans, one genomic interval encodes:
- the ettA gene encoding energy-dependent translational throttle protein EttA, protein MSDEKIIFSMAGVSKTYPPQKQVLKNIYLSFFYGAKIGVLGLNGSGKSSLLRIIAGVEKEYQGEVVFSDGYTIGMLEQEPKLDPKKTVLQCVQEGVQETMDLLAQFEEINMKFADPDILDNPDAMDKLMADQAKVQDKLDALNAWELDSRLDRAMDALRTPPADNLIENLSGGEKRRVALCRLLLQEPDVLLLDEPTNHLDAESVHWLEQHLTQYKGTVIAVTHDRYFLDNVAGWILELDRGEGIPWKGNYSSWLDQKQKRLEKEEKTESKRQKTLQRELEWVRMAPKGRQAKAKARLAAYDKLAGQDAAEKEAKLELFIPAGERLGSKVIDVAGVSKSFGDKLLYENLSFSLPQGGIVGIIGPNGAGKTTLFNMITGSEKPDTGTFDIGSTVKIAYVDQEHDNLDPKKTVWETISDGNELIDLGGRQINSRAYVSKFNFGGGEQGKKVGELSGGERNRVHLAMTLKQGANLLLLDEPTNDLDVNTLRALEEGLENFAGCAVIISHDRWFLDRVCTHTLAFEGDSQVTFFEGSFSDYEEAKIKRMGNAEPKRIKYKKLQ, encoded by the coding sequence ATGAGCGACGAAAAAATAATATTTTCAATGGCAGGGGTAAGCAAAACTTACCCTCCACAAAAACAAGTACTCAAGAATATCTATCTATCCTTCTTCTATGGAGCCAAAATCGGTGTTTTGGGTCTCAATGGATCGGGAAAATCCTCTCTACTGAGAATCATCGCTGGTGTAGAAAAAGAATACCAAGGTGAAGTGGTATTCTCTGATGGCTATACCATCGGAATGCTGGAGCAGGAACCCAAACTCGATCCTAAAAAGACGGTATTGCAGTGTGTACAGGAGGGAGTCCAAGAAACCATGGATCTTTTGGCACAATTCGAAGAGATCAACATGAAGTTTGCTGATCCAGACATTTTGGACAACCCAGATGCGATGGACAAGCTGATGGCTGATCAGGCCAAGGTGCAAGATAAGCTCGATGCACTCAATGCATGGGAACTAGACAGCCGACTAGATCGTGCCATGGATGCACTCCGTACACCTCCTGCTGACAACCTCATAGAGAACCTGTCAGGTGGAGAAAAACGCCGAGTAGCACTCTGTCGCCTGCTACTGCAAGAGCCAGACGTATTGCTACTCGATGAGCCTACCAACCACCTCGATGCAGAGTCTGTGCATTGGTTAGAGCAACACCTGACTCAGTACAAAGGAACCGTAATCGCCGTGACTCACGACAGGTACTTCCTCGACAATGTAGCAGGATGGATCCTAGAGCTGGACAGAGGGGAAGGCATTCCTTGGAAGGGTAATTATTCCTCTTGGTTGGATCAAAAACAGAAACGTTTAGAAAAAGAAGAGAAGACGGAATCCAAACGCCAGAAAACACTACAAAGAGAGTTGGAATGGGTCAGAATGGCACCCAAAGGCAGACAAGCAAAGGCAAAAGCAAGACTTGCAGCTTACGACAAATTGGCGGGACAAGATGCTGCCGAAAAAGAAGCCAAACTAGAATTATTCATCCCGGCAGGTGAGCGATTGGGATCGAAAGTAATTGACGTTGCAGGTGTGTCAAAATCCTTCGGAGACAAACTACTCTACGAAAACTTGAGTTTCTCGTTACCACAGGGAGGTATCGTTGGCATCATCGGGCCAAATGGTGCAGGAAAAACAACGCTGTTCAACATGATTACGGGCAGTGAAAAACCAGACACCGGCACCTTTGACATTGGCTCTACGGTAAAGATCGCCTACGTGGATCAAGAGCATGACAATCTAGATCCAAAGAAAACAGTGTGGGAAACCATCTCCGATGGCAATGAATTGATCGACCTAGGCGGTAGACAAATCAATTCTCGGGCATATGTTAGCAAATTCAACTTTGGCGGTGGTGAACAAGGCAAGAAAGTAGGCGAGTTATCTGGAGGTGAACGCAACAGGGTTCACTTGGCCATGACATTGAAGCAAGGGGCCAATTTGCTCCTACTCGATGAGCCTACCAACGACCTGGATGTCAACACTCTTCGGGCTTTGGAAGAAGGGTTGGAAAACTTTGCTGGCTGTGCTGTCATCATTTCTCACGATAGATGGTTCCTAGATAGAGTTTGTACACATACTTTGGCGTTTGAAGGTGATAGTCAGGTAACTTTCTTTGAGGGCAGTTTCTCAGACTACGAAGAAGCCAAAATCAAAAGAATGGGCAATGCCGAGCCCAAACGAATCAAATATAAAAAACTACAGTAA
- a CDS encoding DUF349 domain-containing protein: protein MKVPFGHIEDGVLYRDASGDYSELKLKEVAEEELEQVVSFYEQSFDKLSQKFSEVEAKISSSNNKGSFLSSLLNLKEQLSTHQGLGDYTQLAQKIDGNVNLLTDYVAKNRQKNTDIKNALLLELEAILSNNDLEEAFEQIKDLKAKWIKTGSPSEELKEQLEQQFKEGVDSFFEKRNAFHEDKRELVDSRVAEYDGIIAKLENILKGKGLVEAHNQVVALQAEWKEVGRIPEAAFKDRNEKYWSLCQTFFDKKKIEQKESHKNRAKTKKESLQQRTKVLEAMQKLVDEGLVAEVAPQMKKIATDWKNCGPLSRNENAEVHDQYLALSRSVQERQFLLKLTKRKTKGFDTKSNKEQLQSLQKVARDLLRRDETELSTFQENLDKMHINKGTFVDMLEAKLKTQQDKVVVKRALLDDIQKKIKEEIPVQ, encoded by the coding sequence GTGAAAGTACCTTTTGGACATATTGAGGATGGCGTTTTGTACAGAGACGCATCTGGTGATTACAGCGAGTTGAAACTAAAAGAAGTTGCTGAGGAGGAGTTGGAGCAAGTTGTTTCGTTCTATGAGCAGAGCTTTGACAAGCTGTCTCAAAAGTTTTCAGAGGTGGAAGCCAAAATTAGCTCTTCTAACAACAAGGGTTCTTTTCTTTCTAGTTTGCTCAATCTCAAAGAGCAGTTGAGTACCCATCAAGGCTTGGGGGATTATACTCAACTGGCACAAAAGATAGACGGGAATGTGAATTTGCTGACAGACTATGTCGCCAAGAACCGTCAAAAAAATACAGACATTAAAAATGCTTTGCTTTTGGAGCTGGAAGCCATCTTGTCCAACAATGATTTGGAAGAGGCCTTTGAGCAAATCAAGGACTTGAAAGCCAAATGGATTAAGACGGGTAGCCCGAGTGAAGAGCTCAAGGAGCAACTGGAGCAGCAGTTCAAAGAAGGAGTAGACTCATTCTTTGAAAAAAGAAATGCCTTTCATGAAGATAAAAGGGAATTGGTCGACTCGCGAGTCGCAGAATATGACGGCATTATCGCAAAGCTGGAAAACATCCTAAAAGGAAAAGGTCTGGTAGAAGCGCACAACCAAGTGGTCGCACTGCAAGCAGAGTGGAAAGAGGTAGGTAGAATTCCAGAGGCTGCTTTCAAGGATAGAAATGAGAAATATTGGTCTTTGTGCCAAACCTTCTTTGATAAAAAGAAGATTGAGCAAAAGGAATCTCATAAAAATAGAGCAAAGACCAAAAAGGAAAGCCTCCAGCAGCGTACAAAGGTGCTAGAAGCCATGCAAAAGTTGGTGGACGAAGGGTTGGTCGCCGAGGTAGCTCCCCAGATGAAGAAAATAGCAACGGATTGGAAAAACTGTGGTCCCTTGTCGCGCAATGAAAACGCCGAAGTACATGATCAGTACTTAGCACTCTCTCGAAGTGTCCAAGAACGTCAGTTTTTGTTGAAACTTACCAAAAGAAAGACGAAGGGATTTGATACTAAATCAAACAAGGAACAATTGCAGTCTCTGCAAAAGGTAGCTCGCGACCTACTCAGAAGAGATGAAACAGAGCTGTCTACTTTTCAAGAGAATCTCGACAAGATGCATATCAACAAAGGGACATTTGTGGATATGCTGGAAGCCAAATTGAAAACCCAGCAGGATAAGGTGGTTGTGAAAAGAGCGTTGTTGGACGATATACAGAAGAAGATCAAAGAGGAAATACCAGTTCAATAA
- a CDS encoding DUF2795 domain-containing protein yields MYWTLELASYLEDAPWPASKDELIDYSIRSGAPLEVVENLQELEDDGQPFENIEEIWPDYPTKEDFFFNEDEY; encoded by the coding sequence ATGTATTGGACATTAGAATTGGCGTCTTATTTAGAAGATGCACCTTGGCCAGCTTCAAAAGATGAATTGATTGATTATTCTATCAGATCAGGAGCTCCTTTGGAAGTTGTAGAGAATTTGCAAGAACTAGAGGATGACGGTCAGCCGTTTGAAAATATCGAAGAGATATGGCCAGATTATCCTACTAAGGAGGATTTCTTTTTCAACGAAGACGAGTATTGA
- a CDS encoding 2-C-methyl-D-erythritol 4-phosphate cytidylyltransferase — translation MKKYAIIVAGGIGSRMNAEIPKQFLPLQGRPLLMHTLEAFHNYDSHVDILLILPKDHFSDWQQLIHTHDFQINHQILSGGDTRFDSVKNGLRAIDQEGLVAIHDGARPLISAEVIHTCYETAALRHNAIAAVKTKDSLRRVLNNENHAVDRSEYYIIQTPQTFDVQLIKQAFATAEGTHFTDDASVLENYGAKIYLVEGDYANLKITTPEDMIIAEAILACRKK, via the coding sequence ATGAAAAAGTACGCCATCATAGTAGCCGGTGGAATTGGCAGCAGAATGAATGCTGAGATCCCCAAACAATTTCTTCCTCTCCAAGGTAGACCCCTACTCATGCACACCCTAGAGGCATTTCACAACTATGATTCTCATGTAGACATCCTTCTTATCCTTCCCAAAGATCATTTCTCAGATTGGCAGCAACTCATCCATACTCACGATTTTCAGATCAACCATCAGATCCTATCTGGTGGAGATACCCGTTTTGATTCAGTCAAAAATGGATTGAGAGCAATAGACCAAGAAGGCTTGGTTGCCATTCACGATGGTGCACGTCCATTGATCAGTGCGGAAGTGATCCATACATGCTATGAGACAGCAGCGCTGCGACACAATGCCATTGCAGCTGTCAAGACAAAGGATTCATTGAGAAGAGTGCTGAATAACGAAAATCATGCGGTAGATCGGTCTGAATATTACATCATACAGACTCCGCAGACCTTTGATGTGCAATTGATCAAACAGGCCTTTGCAACAGCAGAAGGGACACACTTCACCGATGACGCCAGCGTGCTAGAAAACTATGGAGCAAAAATTTACCTGGTTGAGGGTGACTATGCCAATCTCAAAATCACCACCCCTGAAGACATGATCATCGCAGAGGCAATACTGGCTTGTAGAAAAAAATAA
- the queA gene encoding tRNA preQ1(34) S-adenosylmethionine ribosyltransferase-isomerase QueA translates to MKLSEFKFDLPPGLLALYPTENRDESRLMVVHKDSGKIEHKIFKEFIEYFNDGDSVIVNDTKVFPARLYGNKEKTGAKIEVFLLRELNKELHLWDVLVDPARKIRVGNKLYFGEGDLVAEVIDNTTSRGRTIRFLFDGTDEEFYKTIDELGETPLPKEIARKTEEEDRERFQTIYADKVGAVAAPTAGIHFTRSVLKRLELQGVNVDPITLHLGLGTFRPVDVEDLTKHKMDSENFFVSEKTSESVNSALDNKRNVCAVGTTVLRALESSVSANDRLKPNEGWTDKFIFPPYEPKIVKSLLTNFHLPESTLLMNAAAFGGYDLIMNAYQVAIKEKYRFFSYGDAMLII, encoded by the coding sequence ATGAAATTATCTGAATTTAAGTTTGACCTGCCTCCAGGACTACTAGCACTATACCCTACCGAAAATCGTGACGAATCCAGATTAATGGTCGTTCACAAAGATTCTGGTAAAATCGAGCATAAAATCTTCAAAGAATTTATTGAATATTTTAATGACGGTGACAGTGTAATAGTCAACGACACAAAGGTGTTTCCTGCCAGACTATATGGCAACAAGGAAAAAACTGGCGCTAAAATCGAGGTATTCTTACTTAGAGAACTAAATAAGGAACTCCACCTTTGGGATGTACTGGTAGATCCTGCTAGAAAAATCCGAGTAGGCAACAAATTATACTTTGGAGAAGGAGATTTAGTTGCGGAGGTAATCGACAACACGACCTCAAGAGGTAGAACTATCCGATTCTTGTTTGATGGTACAGACGAGGAATTTTACAAAACCATCGATGAGTTAGGTGAGACCCCCTTACCAAAGGAAATCGCTAGAAAAACAGAAGAAGAAGACAGAGAAAGGTTTCAAACTATCTATGCGGACAAGGTCGGTGCTGTTGCAGCTCCTACTGCAGGCATTCACTTCACAAGAAGCGTCTTGAAAAGGCTCGAATTGCAAGGTGTAAATGTGGATCCAATCACCCTTCATTTGGGACTGGGGACATTCAGACCTGTGGATGTAGAGGATTTAACCAAGCACAAGATGGACTCAGAAAACTTCTTTGTATCAGAAAAAACATCTGAATCCGTCAACTCTGCATTGGACAACAAACGCAATGTTTGTGCAGTAGGCACTACTGTACTAAGAGCTTTGGAGTCTTCTGTATCTGCCAATGACAGATTGAAACCCAACGAAGGATGGACAGACAAATTCATCTTCCCTCCTTATGAACCAAAAATCGTCAAGTCTCTATTGACTAACTTCCACCTGCCAGAATCAACTCTGTTGATGAATGCTGCTGCTTTTGGAGGATACGATTTGATCATGAATGCTTATCAAGTAGCAATCAAAGAAAAATACAGATTCTTTAGCTATGGTGATGCCATGTTAATTATCTAA
- the pth gene encoding aminoacyl-tRNA hydrolase, with protein MKYLIIGLGNIGPEYELTRHNIGFLILDKLAHEKGVEFDHLKLANKTEFKHKGRTIHLIKPTTYMNLSGKSVNYWMQELKVDKANILVVMDDIALPYGNLRMRPKGSHAGHNGLRNIDEMIGGNDYTRLKFGVGNDFRPGQQADYVLSNFSKDEMIDLPLKMDKACEMILSFCTLGTPKTMSQYND; from the coding sequence ATGAAATACTTAATCATCGGACTGGGCAATATCGGACCTGAGTACGAGCTCACTAGACACAATATTGGTTTTTTGATTCTTGACAAATTGGCACATGAAAAAGGTGTGGAATTTGACCATCTCAAATTGGCCAATAAAACAGAATTCAAACACAAAGGGCGCACCATACACCTCATCAAACCCACCACATACATGAATCTCAGTGGCAAATCTGTCAACTATTGGATGCAAGAACTCAAAGTAGACAAAGCCAACATACTGGTTGTCATGGATGACATAGCACTCCCCTACGGCAACCTAAGAATGAGACCCAAGGGAAGTCATGCTGGACACAATGGACTCAGAAACATCGATGAAATGATTGGTGGTAATGACTACACTCGATTAAAATTTGGTGTGGGGAATGACTTTCGTCCTGGACAACAAGCAGACTATGTTCTAAGCAATTTCTCCAAAGATGAGATGATTGATTTACCCCTAAAAATGGATAAAGCATGTGAGATGATTTTGTCATTTTGCACCCTCGGTACGCCAAAAACCATGAGCCAATACAACGATTGA
- a CDS encoding 50S ribosomal protein L25/general stress protein Ctc — MKTIEIIGYKRANLGKAESKKLRNEGMVPCVIYGGGQQVHFYSPAILFRELVYTSEAHFVKVNVEGTEYDAIMQDLQFHPVSEALLHVDFLQWTAGTPIKMDIPVHVTGLSPAVQAGGTLIIKRRTLNIKSLPKNMPEHIDVNISKLEFGKAVKVGDLKPENYEILDAPQASIAVAEIPRALRGKSASELNAEGEKA, encoded by the coding sequence ATGAAAACGATTGAGATTATAGGGTATAAAAGAGCAAATCTCGGCAAAGCAGAGTCCAAGAAATTGCGTAATGAAGGAATGGTTCCTTGCGTGATTTATGGTGGCGGTCAGCAAGTGCATTTTTACTCTCCAGCAATTCTTTTTAGAGAATTGGTTTACACATCAGAAGCACACTTCGTAAAAGTGAACGTAGAAGGAACTGAGTATGATGCGATCATGCAAGACCTTCAGTTTCACCCAGTAAGTGAGGCACTTTTGCACGTTGACTTCCTACAGTGGACAGCAGGAACTCCTATCAAAATGGACATCCCAGTTCACGTGACAGGTTTGTCTCCAGCAGTACAAGCAGGTGGAACTTTGATCATCAAAAGAAGAACTTTGAATATCAAATCATTGCCAAAAAATATGCCTGAGCATATTGATGTAAACATCTCAAAACTTGAATTTGGCAAGGCTGTGAAAGTGGGTGATTTGAAGCCAGAAAACTACGAGATTCTAGATGCACCACAGGCATCAATCGCAGTAGCAGAGATACCAAGAGCATTGAGAGGTAAATCAGCCAGCGAATTGAACGCAGAAGGAGAAAAAGCATAA
- a CDS encoding ribose-phosphate pyrophosphokinase: MSSKVKLFAGNGSIALAEKIAKHYGQPLGMSSSKRFSDGELSYSFDESIRGCDVFLIQSTHGPSDNIIELLLMIDAAKRASANTINLVVPYFGYARQDRKDKPRVSIAAKLMANLVQAAGATRLMTCDLHADQIQGFFDIPVDHLISGLIFVPYINNLGLDDIIFAAPDVGSTKRVREFAKFFKADMVVCDKHRKRANEIASMQVIGDVTGKNVILVDDIIDTAGTLTKAANLLMEKGAKSVRAFCTHPILSGSAYDNVDASALVELVVTDSIPLQSSSDKIHVASMAPLFADAIKRIHGHESISTLFVQ, from the coding sequence ATGTCGTCTAAAGTAAAACTTTTTGCAGGCAACGGATCAATAGCTTTGGCTGAAAAGATTGCCAAGCACTACGGCCAGCCTCTAGGAATGTCATCTTCTAAAAGATTTAGCGACGGTGAACTTTCTTACAGTTTTGACGAATCTATCAGAGGGTGTGATGTATTCCTGATTCAGTCAACACATGGCCCCTCAGACAATATCATCGAACTACTGTTGATGATTGATGCTGCCAAAAGGGCGAGTGCCAACACCATCAACCTCGTTGTTCCATATTTCGGATACGCCAGACAAGACAGAAAAGACAAGCCAAGAGTTTCTATTGCTGCCAAATTGATGGCCAACTTGGTACAAGCTGCGGGTGCTACTCGATTGATGACATGTGACCTACACGCAGATCAAATTCAGGGATTTTTTGACATCCCAGTGGATCACTTGATTTCAGGATTGATATTCGTACCCTACATCAACAACCTAGGCCTTGATGACATTATTTTTGCTGCCCCTGATGTAGGAAGCACCAAAAGAGTCAGAGAATTTGCCAAGTTCTTCAAAGCAGACATGGTCGTCTGCGACAAACATAGAAAACGAGCCAACGAAATCGCTTCGATGCAGGTCATCGGAGACGTCACTGGCAAAAACGTCATCTTGGTAGATGACATTATCGATACAGCAGGGACTTTAACAAAAGCCGCCAATCTACTGATGGAAAAAGGAGCGAAAAGTGTGAGAGCATTTTGCACCCACCCCATCTTATCTGGCAGTGCCTACGACAATGTAGATGCCTCTGCTCTGGTCGAACTAGTAGTCACAGACAGCATTCCTTTGCAAAGCAGTTCAGACAAAATACATGTAGCGAGTATGGCACCTCTGTTTGCTGATGCAATCAAGAGAATCCACGGACATGAATCTATAAGCACATTATTTGTACAATAA
- the purL gene encoding phosphoribosylformylglycinamidine synthase — MISIFKKNSTTYYLVASSSKLPATDIEKLNWLFGDSEYLESESIKGSFIGPRKEMLTPWSTNAVEITQNMGIVGLTRIEEFFTEGHFDPMLNMKYEILDQHTFTIDKQPEEILEIEDIAAYNQAEGLALSAEEVEYLNGVAKDLGRKLTDSEVFGFSQVNSEHCRHKIFNGTFIIDGEEKEESLFKLIKKTSAATPGKIVSAYKDNVAFVAGPRVKQFAPKTQNKPDYFETKDFDSVISLKAETHNFPTTVEPFNGAATGTGGEIRDRMAGGQGSIPLAGTAVYMTSYPRLDGKKPWENNIKERNWLYQTPLEILIKASNGASDFGNKFGQPVICGSVLTFEHEENEQALGFDKVIMMAGGVGYGKLEQAQKKEVVKGDKIVIMGGDNYRIGMGGSAVSSVTTGEFANSIELNAIQRSNPEMQKRVANAIRAMVEGDNNPIHSVHDHGAGGHLNCLSELVENSGGKIDINQLPVGDPTLSDKEIIGNESQERMGLALPATAIQELKEISERERAPFFEVGEATGDMQFTVSRNENGKNAVNWGLSKMFGSSPKTILEDKTIVRDYKSVKSTDADFVQDLKNVLQLEAVACKDWLTNKVDRSVTGRVAKQQTCGEIQLPLNNVAVMALDFESNKGIATSIGHAPVAAICNPEMGSQLAIAKALTNLVFAPLSHGFEGVSLSANWMWPTKTSGEKARLYKAVKAVSEYAIALGINIPTGKDSLSMTQKYSDGKTVDSPGTVIISSVSEVNNIKQTVSPDIKSDPNSSLVYISLSDEQFSLDGSSYGQTKNKVGNLPAGSPDPEQFKRNFAAVQNLIKADKVLAGHDVSAGGLITTLLEMHFPTTKSGATINLKSFSEPASQVLFSESPAWVLQLSNETISTLDQTGLNYRILGAVNLDRTFIIEGNSFNQKIDINELRDVWMTTSHLLDLHQTKEAQAKSRFENYKTQPLKYVFPSKFSGSIKGLGLDQKRKTKSGVQAAIIREKGVNGDREMAYALHLAGFDVKDVHMTDLMSGRENLQDISIIVFVGGFSNSDVLGSAKGWAGAFRYNENAKKALTDFYQRKDTMSLGVCNGCQVMMELGLIFPEMENHPKMLHNESGKFESTFLSVTVPQNDSIMLSSLSGTSLGIAVAHGEGRFDLPLAEDQYNVCMKFNYSTYPGNPNGSDYNVAGVYSKDGRHLAMMPHLERSLFSWNWAHYPEDRQDEITPWITAFINAKNWISAQK, encoded by the coding sequence ATGATTTCAATATTCAAGAAAAACAGCACCACTTATTACCTAGTAGCATCTTCTTCCAAACTCCCTGCAACTGACATTGAAAAGCTAAATTGGCTGTTTGGTGACTCAGAATACCTCGAATCAGAATCTATCAAGGGTTCATTCATAGGTCCGAGAAAAGAAATGCTCACACCATGGAGTACCAATGCTGTTGAAATCACACAAAACATGGGAATTGTTGGATTGACTCGAATCGAAGAGTTCTTCACTGAAGGCCATTTTGATCCGATGCTGAACATGAAGTACGAAATCTTGGATCAGCACACCTTCACCATAGACAAACAACCAGAAGAGATACTTGAAATAGAAGACATCGCTGCTTACAATCAAGCCGAAGGCTTGGCTTTGAGCGCAGAAGAGGTTGAATACTTGAATGGTGTTGCCAAAGACTTGGGAAGGAAATTGACAGACAGTGAGGTTTTTGGCTTCTCGCAAGTAAACTCAGAGCACTGCCGTCACAAAATATTCAATGGCACCTTCATCATAGATGGTGAAGAAAAAGAAGAGTCTCTATTCAAACTCATCAAAAAGACATCGGCTGCCACTCCTGGCAAAATCGTCTCTGCCTACAAGGACAACGTAGCGTTCGTTGCAGGACCGAGGGTAAAACAATTCGCTCCCAAGACCCAAAACAAGCCTGACTACTTCGAAACCAAGGATTTTGACTCTGTCATTTCGCTCAAAGCAGAAACCCACAACTTTCCTACGACTGTAGAACCGTTCAACGGAGCTGCGACAGGTACTGGAGGAGAAATCCGAGATAGGATGGCTGGAGGACAAGGCAGTATTCCGTTGGCTGGCACTGCAGTGTACATGACTTCTTACCCTCGGTTGGATGGAAAAAAACCATGGGAAAACAACATCAAAGAAAGAAATTGGCTCTACCAAACACCACTAGAAATTCTCATCAAAGCATCCAACGGAGCGAGTGATTTCGGAAACAAATTTGGGCAACCTGTGATCTGCGGGAGTGTACTGACCTTCGAACACGAAGAAAACGAACAAGCACTAGGCTTTGACAAAGTCATCATGATGGCGGGAGGAGTTGGCTATGGCAAACTAGAGCAAGCACAGAAAAAAGAAGTAGTAAAAGGTGACAAAATCGTCATCATGGGCGGTGACAACTACCGAATCGGCATGGGTGGTAGCGCAGTATCCTCTGTTACCACAGGTGAATTTGCCAACTCAATCGAACTCAACGCCATCCAGCGATCCAATCCAGAAATGCAAAAAAGAGTCGCCAACGCCATCAGAGCCATGGTCGAGGGAGACAACAATCCCATACACTCGGTGCATGATCATGGAGCAGGTGGACACCTCAACTGTCTATCTGAGTTGGTGGAGAATTCGGGAGGAAAAATTGACATCAATCAACTCCCAGTAGGAGACCCTACCTTGTCCGACAAAGAAATCATCGGCAATGAGTCTCAAGAAAGAATGGGACTGGCGCTTCCAGCTACTGCCATCCAAGAATTGAAAGAAATCTCAGAAAGAGAAAGAGCACCATTCTTTGAAGTAGGTGAAGCAACTGGTGACATGCAATTCACCGTCTCTCGCAACGAAAACGGAAAAAATGCCGTCAATTGGGGATTATCTAAGATGTTTGGCTCTTCACCAAAAACTATCCTCGAAGACAAAACCATAGTCAGAGATTATAAATCTGTAAAATCCACCGATGCTGACTTTGTACAAGATCTCAAAAATGTACTCCAACTTGAAGCTGTTGCCTGCAAGGATTGGCTCACCAACAAAGTAGACCGCTCTGTCACTGGCAGGGTTGCCAAGCAACAAACCTGTGGAGAAATTCAACTTCCACTCAACAATGTGGCCGTCATGGCGCTAGATTTTGAGAGTAACAAAGGAATTGCTACCTCCATTGGCCATGCACCAGTTGCTGCGATTTGCAATCCGGAAATGGGATCACAATTGGCCATCGCCAAAGCATTGACCAATTTAGTGTTCGCACCTCTCTCCCACGGTTTTGAAGGCGTGTCTCTGAGTGCCAACTGGATGTGGCCCACCAAGACGAGTGGAGAAAAAGCAAGACTCTACAAAGCTGTCAAGGCAGTCAGTGAATATGCCATTGCCCTCGGAATCAACATTCCAACAGGCAAAGATTCCTTGTCCATGACACAAAAATACAGTGATGGAAAAACCGTAGACTCTCCTGGTACCGTGATCATATCGAGTGTCTCTGAGGTCAACAACATCAAACAAACCGTCTCTCCTGATATCAAATCAGACCCGAACAGTTCGTTGGTCTACATTTCGCTATCAGATGAGCAATTCTCATTGGACGGCTCTAGTTATGGACAGACCAAAAACAAAGTAGGAAACCTACCTGCTGGTAGCCCAGACCCTGAGCAATTCAAAAGAAACTTTGCAGCAGTGCAAAATTTGATCAAAGCAGACAAAGTACTAGCAGGGCACGATGTATCAGCTGGTGGTTTGATCACTACCTTGCTTGAGATGCACTTTCCTACGACCAAATCTGGCGCTACTATCAATCTAAAATCATTTAGCGAACCTGCGTCTCAAGTATTATTTAGTGAAAGTCCAGCTTGGGTGCTTCAGCTCAGCAATGAGACTATTTCTACCTTGGATCAAACGGGCCTAAACTACCGAATACTTGGAGCAGTAAACCTAGACCGCACCTTCATTATAGAAGGGAACAGTTTCAATCAAAAAATAGATATCAATGAATTACGAGATGTATGGATGACTACTTCTCACCTATTGGATTTGCACCAAACCAAAGAAGCACAAGCAAAATCTAGATTTGAAAACTACAAAACACAACCATTGAAGTATGTATTCCCAAGCAAATTCTCTGGAAGCATCAAAGGTTTAGGTTTAGATCAAAAGAGAAAAACAAAATCAGGCGTGCAAGCCGCCATCATTCGTGAAAAAGGAGTCAATGGCGATAGAGAAATGGCATATGCTCTACATCTGGCAGGCTTTGATGTAAAAGACGTACATATGACAGACTTGATGTCTGGTAGAGAAAATCTACAAGATATCAGCATAATTGTCTTTGTGGGAGGCTTCTCTAATTCTGACGTACTCGGATCAGCCAAAGGCTGGGCAGGCGCCTTCAGATACAATGAAAATGCAAAAAAAGCACTGACCGACTTCTACCAAAGAAAAGACACCATGAGTCTTGGTGTCTGCAATGGTTGTCAAGTCATGATGGAGCTAGGATTGATATTCCCAGAGATGGAAAATCACCCAAAAATGCTACACAATGAATCTGGCAAGTTTGAATCCACCTTCTTGTCAGTCACAGTTCCTCAAAACGACTCTATCATGTTAAGTAGTCTCTCAGGCACTAGTCTAGGCATAGCAGTAGCGCATGGCGAAGGAAGGTTTGACCTCCCACTTGCAGAGGATCAATACAACGTCTGTATGAAGTTCAACTACAGCACTTATCCTGGCAATCCAAATGGATCAGATTATAACGTAGCGGGGGTATATTCCAAAGACGGAAGACACTTGGCGATGATGCCTCACTTAGAAAGATCCCTATTCTCATGGAACTGGGCGCACTATCCTGAGGATAGACAAGATGAAATCACTCCTTGGATCACAGCTTTTATCAATGCAAAGAATTGGATATCAGCACAGAAGTAA